The following DNA comes from Centropristis striata isolate RG_2023a ecotype Rhode Island chromosome 3, C.striata_1.0, whole genome shotgun sequence.
GATGGGTCCTCATATGAGAGGAGGAGCggtttgttttaataaagctgCTGACAGGACGACATAGTGAACGTCTCATTCAGATCAGAGGTTTAAAGAGTTTAACAGCTCCACTCTACCTACTAATACACAGTGTGTCCATCCCATAATATACCTTTATATGTTGTAGAAGGACagattatatttgtttatttcacttcaccactgtgtgtgtaggccataatatatgtatatagtgctgaaacaattagtcTATAAATTGTTTTGATGATCAACAGAACTCACacattttgataatcaaataatcatttaagtgtttttttcagcaaaaatgtcaaaaagtttCTCGTTCCAGTTCCTCAAATATGAGCATGATctacttttctctgttttatatcattttatgttCAATACTGTTCAGTGTTGGTTTGATAAAAGAGCAATTAGAAGATTTCTCCTTTTGCTCTGAGGACTTCTGAGTGTcctttttcataattttctgacattttacattgtaaacAATTAATGATTAATTGAATAATAGCCGTGGTGGTCTCAGTGGAgacagtgtgtctctgtggttaaagAAAAGAGGATATGAAGTGTGTTAGGATGTCCCTCTGTTTCCCAGcagtctctgcctctctgtctctctctaagaCGTCCACACTGTCCAGATGATGGCTGGCTGTAAGTGGTTGTCATGGAGACAATAACAGCAGGAGGTGTAGATTCTGTGTCTGAGTGTCTGTGGatcagtgtgtctctgtggtaaaGATGTGATATCAGCTGGTGATAGATGACTGGGCTGTGATCTCACTCTGGTTTACTgcagtgtctctgtctctctgtctctcaggtgtCCACATTTACCAGTGGATGATTGGCTGTGAATGGGATGATGAGACTGATGAGGTCAAAGGTTATAATCAGCATGCTTATGATGGAGAAGACTTCTTATCATATGACCTGAAGACGGAGACATGGGTCGCTCCACAACAACAGGCTGTCATCACCAAACACAAGTGGGATAATAATAAAGCTATGATGGCTCAGTTAAAGCACTACTACACCCAGATTTGTCCTGAGTGGCTGAAGAAGTCTGTGAAGTTCGGGAGGAGCTCTCTGCTGAGAAAAGGTAGAGTCACATGACCTGATGTAGTTTAATGACCACGACAATGTTAATATGCCTTCTGTGTTTCCAACCATAAGtaacattacaataaatataaagcatACAGAGGCTGAATCTGTCTcagtttaaacacatttctttttctctctcgtctctttatttctctgacTCAACACATTTATCCCCACTCGTCTGTCTCACACTCACTGTCCACTGCACTCTTTAATCTGTCTCACCTCTCTTCATCTGTTTCTTCCCTTCTGTCTCTGTTAGagactatgaaagggcagaatatcactttGCCTTCGCGGGCTCaatatgaacgccctaaggcaaaAAGCAGGCaaagatctttccagcaatatagcgggacatttgtgggacggcactatgaaaggggctttcTTTTATCAGTTAATGAGATGTATTTGCAttgtatacatactgtatatatagtgTATTAAGGTAGTGATAGTAATAAAGAACCTATAAAgtgtgtttctcttctctctgcagaccttccctcagtgtctctcctccagaagactccctcctctccagtCAGCTGCCACGCTACAGGTTTCTACCCTGACGTAGCCATGATGTTctggaggaaagatggagaggagctTCATGAGGACGTGGACCTCGGAGAGATCCTCCCCAACCACGATGGATCCTTCCAGATGAGTGTTGACCTGGACCTCTCATCAGTCAAACCTGAAGACTGGACCAGGTACGACTGTGTGTTTCAGCTGGTTGGTGTGAAGGAGCACATCTTCACCAGACTGGAAGAAGAAAAGATCAGGACCAACAGAGGTGAGACTTCtatctgtctttgttttgtttacagtttcttctatctagttttttatatataattttaagacTTAGATCAGAAATCGTTCTGCTGTTCACTTGTCCTGTGAATAGTTTGAATGACACTAAAGTTAATCTTGAAT
Coding sequences within:
- the LOC131968321 gene encoding class I histocompatibility antigen, F10 alpha chain-like translates to MQIFAALVLLGTALHGAAPMTHSMINFYTGSSQVPNFPEFVTVSLIDEIEVAHYDSNSRKYEPKPEWMIRATEDDPQYWQRLTENRFGIQQTFKVNMEVFKQRFNQTGGVHIYQWMIGCEWDDETDEVKGYNQHAYDGEDFLSYDLKTETWVAPQQQAVITKHKWDNNKAMMAQLKHYYTQICPEWLKKSVKFGRSSLLRKDLPSVSLLQKTPSSPVSCHATGFYPDVAMMFWRKDGEELHEDVDLGEILPNHDGSFQMSVDLDLSSVKPEDWTRYDCVFQLVGVKEHIFTRLEEEKIRTNREKPTDKNGINIAAVVLPLVLLLLAVIGFLVYRRCNGML